A single region of the Triticum dicoccoides isolate Atlit2015 ecotype Zavitan chromosome 2B, WEW_v2.0, whole genome shotgun sequence genome encodes:
- the LOC119364690 gene encoding uncharacterized protein LOC119364690, producing the protein MKALAGDGNASAPLLQATKISIPASSTGGAAEAALLGKGRYKVWALAAIALLALWSMSAASVSLRWSAGDLAAAVSGDLDAPLRDDLDSLEMEEREKLVGRMWDMYTRTSDEVRLPRFWQEAFEAAYEELAGDDMQVRDTAISEIARMSAHRLELEQPMNANQEEGKVSIMNNDHGRVKQ; encoded by the exons ATGAAGGCCCTCGCCGGCGACGGCAACGCCTCAGCGCCGCTTCTGCAGGCGACCAAGATCAGCATCCCCGCCTCCTCCACGGGCGGGGCCGCGGAGGCCGCGCTCCTCGGGAAGGGCCGGTACAAGGTGTGGGCCCTCGCCGCCATCGCGCTCCTCGCGCTCTGGTCCATGTCGGCCGCCTCTGTCTCCCTCCGCTGGTCAGCCGGTGACCTAGCCGCCGCTGTCTCAGGGGACCTCGACGCGCCACTCCGCGACGATCTCGATTCCCTC GAGATGGAGGAAAGGGAGAAATTAGTTGGTCGGATGTGGGACATGTACACACGCACCAGCGATGAGGTACGCCTTCCACGGTTCTGGCAGGAAGCATTCGAGGCTGCATACGAGGAGCTTGCTGGTGATGATATGCAGGTCCGCGACACGGCCATCTCTGAGATTGCTCGAATGTCAGCCCACAGACTTGAGCTTGAGCAGCCTATGAATGCGAACCAG GAAGAGGGCAaggtgagcatcatgaataatGATCATGGCAGAGTGAAGCAGTAG